The following nucleotide sequence is from Salvia miltiorrhiza cultivar Shanhuang (shh) chromosome 7, IMPLAD_Smil_shh, whole genome shotgun sequence.
GATCGGCTGACTGGAACGCAAAGCAAGCTGGAGATCGTGCCCATTGTTGGAATGGGTGGCATCGGTAAAACCACTCTAGCTCGACAACTTTATCAAGATCCACTCATTGTTGAGCACTTTAGCTCTCTTGCTTGGGTCACAATCTCACAAGATTACGATATGCGAGCAATTCTATTAGGCCTTCTTCGTTGCATAATTGGAAAAGAAGTTGATCAACATATTGAAAACAAAAATAGTGCATTGAAAGATATTTTGTATCAGAGCTTGTTTGGTAGAAAATACTTTATTGTATTAGATGATATATGGAGCAACATATTCTGGGATGAGATAAGGAGGTACTTCCCAGACAACAATAATGGGAGCCGAATTGTGATAACCACTAGGGAATCTGTTGTGGCGAAACACGCAAGCTCACAGAGTAAACAACACGAGATGCAATTGCTAAATGAGCCAGAAAGTTGGAATCTACTTCGTCAAGAGGTGTTTGAAGAAGAGGAGGATTGCCCTGCTGCATTGGAAAGGTTTGGAAGGAACATTGCAACCAATTGTGGAGGGCTTCCTCTTGCCATCCATGTTGTTGGAGGGCTCTTGTCCAAGGCGAACAGGACAGAAGCTTTCTGGGAGAACGTTGCGAATGATGTGAGTGCTGCAGTAGCTCAATCCGGCGAGCAGTTCTCTAATATACTGTCGTTGAGTTATAACCACTTGCCGAGTCACTTGAGGCCATGTTTTCTCTATATGGGAGCTTTTCCAGAAGATTATGAGATTAAGCCCTCGAGACTTATAAGGCTGTGGGTAGCTGAGGGATTTCTGAGAGCAAAGGGAGATAAAAGCTTGGAAGAGGAGGCTGAAGATTGTTTGAATGCTCTTGTTGCCAGAAATCTTGTTTCTGTTAGAGCAGTCAAGTCTAGTGGGAGGCCTAAAAGATACGGCATTCATGATCTGATGAGGGATTTATGCTTGAAGAAAGCAGAAGACGAGAGATTTATCCATGTTAAGAACAGGCAAGTTGGAAAGGTACTCATTAAAGATTCAGTGTTCAGCCTACGCCGTGTGAGTGTGCATCCGTCTTATCGCATCAGAGATGTGTATGCTTCGACAGAGTTGATGTCGTTTGCTCGTTCTTTTCTTTGCACCGGTCTTGCATCACGTGAGGTTCTATCTTCTGTGTTTTTTGGCCTAAGATTGCTGAGGGTGTTGGACATACTCGAGATCAAGTTCCCACAGCTTCCAACAGAAATACTGCACATTTCAAACTTACACTACTTAGCATTCTCCACAGATTCCGAAAAACTGCCTTCTTATATCTCAAGATTATGGAATCTGCAAACCTTGGTGATTTGTTCAACTTCGGGTTACATTACTCTGCCAGATGAGATATGGCAGATGACAGAGTTAAGACATGTGGAGGTTGGTCGTGCATATTTCTTAGGTAGTGATTGGAGAGGCTTCATTCTAGAAAAGCTACAAAGCGTCTCTACTATTAACAGTCTAAGCGTCAGTTTCCTTGGCATAATCCCCAACATAAAATACTTGGGAATTGGTAGTATGCATGAATGTGACCTTTCCCATCTGCACAAACTCGAAACATTGAAAATGTCCGGCTATTCCATCTATGGAAAGTTAACTCCCGTTTCCCCATCGGAATTCAGATTACCTCCTTCCATCAGAAACTTGTCTCTTTCAAATTGTGAAATAGTTGTCGAATTCATGGAATACCTTTATGAGGAGTTACCAAATCTTGAAGTTCTTAAACTTCGAGATTGCGAGTTCAAAGGTGTGTGGGATGCAGAGCAGCAAGAGTTCAGCAAGCTGCAGTTCTTGCTACTTGAAGATGTGCAGCTGGTGCAATGGCAAGCTGATGAGAGCAGCTTCCCAAGACTCCGTCACCTTGTTATCCGGCGCTGCTCTGCTCTAGAGGAGATCCCCTCAGGTATTGGAGACATTCCGACACTCCAAACAATCGAGTTGGATGAATGCAGCCCTTCCGTTGTGGCTTCAGCTAAACAGATCATCGAGGAGCAACGTGAGAATGGTAACAATGACATTCAACTTCGTATGTGAGGCCGAATTGCATGTGCTCTCAGGTATCCATTGTTAAGTTCTTCATAGAATTGAGTTCAACTTTATTGAATATATGTTTATGAACTAGTGTGTTAATGCCTAATCCAAGTTAATTCGGCCTATTATCTTGAGTGTTTGGCTGCATGATATTATAATCTTGAATGCAATTATACTTTCATTTTTTGGAAGTGGTTAAATCCAAATTTTCTTTGTctacttgtgtaatttatatgtatataaaaaaaagattgtTAATCtataaattagaatattaacAGCTCACATGTAACAATCAAACCACCTTCGTTCATATTTCACAAAAAAAGTCAACTGCAGCCAACTTGCTACCTATAGAATTCAATATTTTTCTGTTTACTTGTTGCAAGTGCTGCCTATTTTTTACTTgtgtttttgagagagagagagagagagagagagagagagcagaaaaATGGCTTACAATCTAAAACCTCTCATCATGATTCTCCAGGAAATCCTGAAACCTGATCAAAAGCGATGGGATTTTGATGACGTTCAACCACAACTAAAATCCCTCCTAGAAATATCAGCATCTTTGAAGCAGATTCTTGAAAAATCTGTTGTGGCAAGTGGCCCCAAAATGGAAAGATTAGAGAGTCAAATCCAAGATGCAGCACATGAAGCAGAGGACATCATCGAATCCCACATGGTCAATCAGGTGATACCTGAAAGCTCGAGCTTCACAATTTACCCACCAGATTTGGAGCAAGTGATCCAACAGCTTCATTCTGTGATGTCATTTGTGAATGGGATACAAATATCAAGAACTAGTTCatctgttgctgctgctgctgttgcttcTTCGTTCTCGCCTGCCAAGAACACTGTGGTGGGACTTGATCAAGATTTGATGGAGTTGATGGATCGGCTGAGAGGGCAGGAGAGCAGGCTGGAGATCATCCCCATCCTCGGAATGGGTGGGATAGGTAAAACCACTCTTGCTCGAACGCTCTATAATGACCAATCCATTGCTTCTCACtttgatatttgtgcttggACCACAATTTCACAAGAATACAATGTGCGAGCAATGCTATTAGGCCTTTTAAGCTGCATAAATAAAGAGCTCATTACTCCTGATCTCCTCAAAGAGGAAGATAACGTGTTGAAAGATGTTATATATAAGAACTTGTATGCTAGAAGATACCTGATTGTGTTAGATGACATGTGGAGTGCCGACTCTTGGAACTCTGTGCGAAGGTGCTTTCCCGACAATGATAATCACAGTCGAATCATGCTCACAAGTAGAGATTCAAATGTGGGTAAAGATGTCGTAGGCTCGGGGAGTTACCAGCATGAGATGAATCTGTTAACCGAGTCCCAGAGCTGGATTCTACTTTCCCAGAAGGTGTTTGGGAAAGGCGAGTGCCCTGCTGAATTACAGGGCATTGGAAGAAACATCGCGAGTGATTGTGGTGGGCTTCCTCTGGCAATCCAAGTGATCGGAGGACTCCTGTCCGAGGCCGGGAGATCAAAAGACTCATGGGAGCACGTTGGTAACGACGTGAGATCAGCTATAGCTGAGAAAGACGAGCAGTTCTCCAACATACTGTCGTTGAGTTACAATTACTTGCCTTGCCACTTGAAACCATGCTTTCTATTCATGGGAGCTTTTCCAGAGGATTATGAGGTGTGGGGGTCTAGGTTGATGAGTTTGTGGGCAGCTGAGGGATTTGCAGAAGCTGATGAAGCAGAGGGCtacttgacttctctggtggaGAGGAATCTGCTCATGGTTACACAAAAAGGTCCCAATGGAAAACCAAAGAGCTACGGCATCCATGATCTGTTGAGGGATGTATGCATAAGGAAAGCTGAAGAGGAGAAGTTTCTTCACGTCACGCCTCCTAGTGTCCCAAAGGCCACATTCTACAGCCCGCGTCGTCAAAGACTTGACTACTCTTCTCGATTTCACCGTGTTGATGCTTTAGCCTTCTCGTCCACCCGCTCTTTCATGTGCCGTGATGGTGATACGTTACGGCATCTGAGTGGCTCTTTCTTCGACGTGTCGAGATTGGTTAGAGTGTTGGACGTGTTGGAGGACGACTCACATGACTTGGAGTTCCCAATGAAGATATTACAACTCGTCAACCTACGCTACTTAGCCTTCTCCTGTGGTCCGCAGCTGCCTTATGAGATATCAAGATTCCGGAATCTGCAAACATTGATTGTTTTCAGCGGCATGGACGCCGTCGTTCATGTCCCATCGGAGATATGGGAGATGCCTGAGCTGAGATGCCTCAAGTTGAAGGGATCAACCATGCACTATGCTGGCTATGGGAGAAGGTTCATTCAAGAGAAGATGCAAACCATCTCTACTATACAATTACACAGACTAATCGATATCGATTTCTTCAGCAGCTTTCCCAATATAGAAAGCTTGGGACTTGATACTGTCGGCTATGAATCTGGATCGGCTGTAGACCTTCTCCATCTGCAGAAACTTGAAAGGCTAAGATGCTCATCTTACTTGCCCTCAACCGGCGATTTTTTGGGTAATCTATTGTTGCCTCCGTCTCTGAGGAAACTGACTCTCATTGAATGTGCAATACCTGGGGAGTTCATGAAGACTCTCTCTCAACTGCCGCATCTTCAACGACTCCAAATACGTGAATGTGACTTCACGAGTGCAGAGTGGGAGGCGACGGAAGAGGATGAATTCAGTTCACTGCAGTTTCTAAGTCTCGAAGCTCAGATTCTGGTGCGCTGGAGAGCTGATGAGAGCAATTTCCCTAGACTCCGACGTCTTCTTTTAACAGATTGTTGGTCGCTAGAGGAAATCCCTTGCGGCATTGGAGAAATCCCCACGCTTCAACTGATCGAGTTGTATGGTTGCAGTGCTACTGCAATGGCCTCGGCGAGAGAAATTCGAGAGGTGCAGCAATCTGAGTACGACAACTACGACCTCCAACTTCGTATATATGTCAGAAGTTCCAAATTTGAATGGGAACTACAAGACCCTTGAACTTAATTTGTATCCCATCTTTTCTTCTCCGTCATGTTTTTTTTGACTTTGATTTGGAACAAGTTTTACTTTGTTGATCTTGAATTGATTATCTATCAATGACATCACATATTGTACGTAGCTGTTATATTCAAGTAGTAGTACTTCATGTCCagttcaatttcaatttcaatttcaaatgcATGTAACAACTTATATTATGTGTTCATCTACAATATAAGTATATGTACAAGTTTTAATGCCTAATCCTAGCTATCaatttcagttttatttaaAGGCATAAGAACTTATCTTCATTAATTATTTGTTTGCATAGATTTTATGGTGATTCTGCTAACAACGTATACATGCTGCATGTTCAGCCAAGTTAATTCGAATTTTCGGTTGGATTCTAATCTCGAACATTTCTTATACCAATATAGTACTAGAAATGATTATAATAATCTTGAACACATATACATTAAATTTTTGTTTCGGAAGGAGAAGTAATTATGTTGGATGTTATATATGAAGACATTCAACAGACTACATGCACGCATGACCTTCTAGTTTCTAGCTAATGAATGAAGCATTCAATGTGGTAAAGACCTCAAAAGTCTAATTCTTCACTATATATACTCTCATCCTTCCAAGAATCAAacatcaaattcaaatatttccTGCTTAATCTTCAAGAGAAAACAGAGCTTAATATTCAAGAATGGACACGAGAGACTGCTGCAGTGGTTGTGCTGGTGTCGACAATGAGTACTCGTGCTCAAGGCCGATAAGGAGGGCGAGTGTGGTGCCTTCTCATACGCATGTTTTCAACTCGGTGAAGAAGGAAGAGAGTATTAGTCGAGGAGATGCAGCGGCTGTTGCAGCAATGCCTAAGGCTACTACTGTTGTTGTCAAGAAAGAAGAGATGGTGGTAAAAGTGAGTGTGTGAAGCTAGATGACAGTAAAATCTAGTACTATGTAGCTATCAGAAGATAGCAGAGTTATATATGAAGATAATGAATCTGCCCTCATAATACTTCTTGTCTAGCTTATACTGCTAATTCTTCAGTAACTGAATTGCCACAATGGAAATCATGCTGAAATAAGATATGAAGAATCATGCACTCAACTAACGACGCCAGTATAACATTAACGGTCATAAGTGTAATAACGgccatatttataatttttttagttcaAACCAAAGTGTCACTATACATATGAATTGTTTGGCACTAGGCTGAACTTCAGAAGCAGACCACTGTGAAGGATGCAACAATCATCAAATTTCCCCTGCTTTAATCCATTAAACATTGCTATTATTCCACCTCAAAGATTTTCAATTTGTTTTCTCAATGTGgctcaaaaatcaaaatactgacTTAATTTAAAGCAATCCCCTTTAGGTCGAGCTATACTTATCAAAGTGAATTCAAGAATCTATGGGTGATTCTGGAGTGGCTCTAGCCAAAAATTTCATGTCCGAGTCAAAGAATTTGACCACAAAATCCAGATATGACATTAAAACAACATTACGTTGATGTGCCCccacattattttttaattttgcataTAGTATATGAAAAGGAGAACCATTGACCAGCTATCACTCAAAAGTTTATCTAGGCGGTGGCTAGATCATCTAGCCGCCCGGACAGTCATATCATTTAATCGGGTAGCTAGATGATCTAGTCACCATCTAGCCACCCGATCAAATGATCTTGTTGTCCGGACGGATAGATGATCTAGCCATCGACTAAATCAACTTTTGACTAATAACTATCAAATCGTTctctttttcaaatttttcttACAAATTATGACTTATAGTAAAATCGTATTTTTTTCTTACACATTCTATCAAATTGTTCTTTTTTATAATAAAGTTGTATTTCATCTAACTTATAGCTTTTAAATCAGttaaatgtgtaagacttttaataaaaatttaagcaAAAGTCATCCACAGCAAATGATATTTAAGTATGTTCAtttaatttgagcataaaatgtCTATGCTTATGAAAGAGAACATTTTTCATATACAATTTAAGGATTAAAGCATTTTTACCTattaacacttaattaattGTTCAAAATCAACATTGAACAGTCACATAATAAAGTCCAACTTAATTTATAAGATGCTTCTCTTCCAACCATAAAGTCGAGGTTTTGAATCAATATATgggttaatatgcaaaaacacccCTAACGTTACCACTCCAGCTACACTTAAGCCCATAACCTAACGTTGATAGCAACTAACACCCAAAGTTCATTAAGTACTACAATTAAACTCATAAACAAACAATTTCTttaacaaaattaagaaattcatttttttaaatctatataatatataaaagaagagttttctccctccatttttttccaccattttttctgtctcttctcccatcaattttttcattatttttcaacttttttttcttttacaattttaatattttttttctaaataatatcaaatttaatttatgaagaaatatttaataagcatcttatgtttaagtttgtaacaaaatatttaatatggtataaaaattattaaaaataaatttaaaacaaataagttattaaaattttaaaatattctattttctttctatttgttaaaattttacaattcttttatttatgtctgtgtatgaaaatatttatttatatgaaaaaattgatgggagaagagagagaaaaaatggtgggaaaaatggagggagaaaacttcccttttatatattatataaattttaaaaaaatgaatttcttaattttgtgaaagaaattttgTTTTATGGGTTTAATTGTAGTACTTAATGAACTTTGGGGTGTTAGTTGATATCAACGTTAGGTTAGGGGCTTAAGTGTAGTTGGGGTGGTAATGTTCGgggtgtttttgcatattaacccATCAATATATGGAGAGAAATGagtaatagaaaaagagcctaagcaTTCTATGagacaacttgtggattgcctatttgacccctattatttattttgtattatatatttataaaataaatctatttgatatatatttatttgtcacccaaatttataaataatattttatattataaaaccaaatatatacataaaaccGTTGTCAAATTAATTAGATCAAAAATTTCTTCTCTACTTAGGTAGCATTCTATGGGACAatttgtggattgcctattttacccctattatttattttgtattatatatttataaaataaatctatttgatatatatttatttgtcacccaaatttataaataatattttatattataaaaccaaatatatacataaaaacgttgtcaaattaattagataaaaaatTTCTTCTCTACTTAGGTCCAATATTGTTGTTTCCCTCATCTaatctaattataatttctaaataaatccctaatataattgatatttataCATCACAATTCGTTTTTCCCTAAAAGAAGTTCATCAATTAAACCAACGTCGATCAAGGGGATTCCAAAATCTAATCACATTAgaattctatttaatttattacatattttattttaaggtattttacagtattatatatttataagaatatattattcattagatattacactaaatctatgtgatatatatttatagctattgataaggcttataaataaatatattcatccaataaattatctaatgaaagtaataaattaatagattttctaaaataataaattattaaataaaataacattaattacacgatCAGAAGTTAGATTCATCAACAAAAGTTAGTTGTTGTTTATTGATTGGATCATTAATTATTGTGATATCCTCAACAAACACCCTAAAAATTGACAAAAACCACAACTCGAAAAATCTGTTTCTCTGAAGCAAGACTCTTGAAATATCTGTACTGCTAAGAACTAGAAGAGATATATATGTACGAAAATATTGAGGCACAAAAATGGGTttttctaaaatatatatataaaaaaattaattccttGTTATTTCCCTTAGGCAAACATCAATTTTTATAACTtttgaataaaaatatgaaCACGCTTCTTTACAAGATCATAATTGATCTTGTAAACTAATGCAAATAATGCAAATCAACCCCATGTAAAATAATGCAAATCATTGAGACATTCAAAGCATATCATGCAAACTGCAACCacccaaaataaattatagccAACTAATCAATTATGACAATTAATACCAAATAACAATTCTGCATTAATTGCTCAAAGTCAACAATGAGcaaagtttcaattcatcaaCAAGTTAGGTGTTGAAGCTGGCTTGTTTTAGATTGGATCATTCTTTTGAGTGTGAATAGATTAGAAAAAATGGCCTACAATCTTCAACCCCTCATCACCATCTTACAACAACTCTTGAATCCTGAACAAAAACGTTGGATTCTTGATCACAACAAACCACAACTCCAATCCCTCCTCGAAAAATCTGCTTCTCTGAAGCAGATTCTTGAAAACTCTCCACTTCCCAAAGCAGAAACTAGTTTGGAGAGTCAAATCCGTGATGCAGCACATGAAGCAGAAGATATAATTGAATCTCATATGGTGGATCGAATGCTTTCGAAGCCAGGAGATGCGAGCTTAGCTTTCCTCACACCAGATCTACAGCAAGTGATGCAAAAACTTGATTCCGTAATGGAACAAGTTGTAGCGTCGCAGGAACTTGTTTCCGGAGTTGAAGAAGTGTTGCAGCTCCTGCCTGACGGCACTTCATCGAGCGGCGCTTCTCCATTGCAAGATCCGAGTTGGAAGAGCATTGTTGTGGGAGTTGATGAAGATTTGATGCTGTTGAAGGATCGGCTGACTGGGACGCAAAGCAAGCTGGAGATCGTGCCCATTGTTGGAATGGGTGGGATCGGTAAAACCACTCTAGCTCGACAACTTTATCGAGATCCACTCATTGTTGAGCACTTCAGCTCTCTTGCTTGGGTCACAATCTCACAAGATTACGATATGCGAGCAATTCTATTAGGCCTTCTTCGTTGCATAATTGGAAAAGAAATTGATCAACATATTGAAAACAAAAATAGTTCATTGAAAGATATTTTGTATCAGAGCTTGTTTGGTAGAAAATACTTTATTGTATTAGATGATATATGGAGCAATATATTCTGGGATGAGATAAGGAAGTACTTCCCAGACAACAATAATGGGAGCCGAATTGTGATAACCACTAGGGAATCTGTTGTGGCGAAACACGTAAGCTCGCAGAGTAAACAACACGAGATGCAATTGCTAAACGGGTCAAAAAGTTGGAATCTACTTCGTCAAGAGGTGTTTGAAGAAGAGGAGGATTGCCCTGCTGCATTGGAAAGGATTGGAAGGAACATTGCAAGCAACTGTGGAGGTCTTCCTCTTGCCATCCATGTCGTCGGAGGGCTCTTGTCCAAGGCGAACAGGGCACGAGATTTATGGGAGAACGTTGCGAATGATGTGAGTGCTGTTGTAGCTCAATCGGGCGAGCAGTTCTCTAATATACTGTCTTTGAGTTATAACCACTTGCCGAGTCACTTGAGGCCATGTTTTCTGTACATGGGAGCTTTTCCAGAAGATTATGAGATTAAGCCCTCAAGACTCATAAGGCTATGGGTAGCTGAGGGATTTCTGAGATCAAATGGAGATAAAAGCATGGAAGAGGAGGCTGAAGATTGTTTGAATGCTCTTGTTGCCAGAAATCTTGTTTCTGTTAGAGCATTCAAGTCCACTGGGAGACCGAAGAGATACGGGATTCATGATCTGATGAGGGATTTATGCTTAAAGAAAGGGGAAGAACAGGGATTTGTGCATGTCAAGAAGAAGCGAGTTGGAATGGTGAACAAAGATTCAGTGTACAGCCTACGCCGCGTGAGTGTGCATCCGTCTTATCGCATTGGAGATGTGTATGCTTCAGCAGAGTTGATGTCGTTTGCACGTTCTTTTGTTTGCACCGGTCTTGCATCACGCGAGATTCTATCTTCAGTGTTTTTTTGTCTGAGATTGCTGAGGGTGTTGGACATACTAGAGATCAAGTTCCCACAGTTTCCAACAGAAATACTGCACATTTTAAACTTGCACTACTTAGCATTCTCCTGCAATGTCGAGGTACTGCCTTCTTATATCTCAAGATTGTGTAATCTGCAAACCTTAGTGATTTGTACAAGTTTGGCTTACATTGATCTGCCAGCTGAGATATGGCAGATGACAGAGTTAAGACATGTCAAGTTTGGTGGAGCATATATCTCGGGTGTTGGATATAGTGATTGGATTCTAGAAAAGCTACAGACCATCTCTTCTATTGGCTTTCCAAGCGTCAAGTTCCTTGGCAGAATCCCCAACATAAAATACTTGGGAATTACAAGTTCGCGCTGCAGTGACCTTTTCCATCTGCACAAACTTGAAACATTGAAATTTTCCTGCTTTCGAGGTGATCCTCGAGTTTCCATATCAGGATTGAGATTACCTCCTTCTGTGAGAAACTTGTCTCTCACAAGATGTGAGATAGCTGTCGAATTCATGGAATATCTTAGTGAGGAGTTACCAAATCTTGAAGTTCTTAAACTTCGAGATTGCAAGTTCAAAGGTTTGTGGGATGCAGAGCAGCAAGAGTTCAGCAAGCTGCAGTTCCTGCTACTTGAACAAGTACAACTTGTGCATTGGCAAGCCGATGAGAGCAGCTTCCCAAGACTCCGTCACCTTGTTATCCGGCGCTGCTCTGCCCTAGAGGAGATCCCCTCAGGTATTGGAGACATTCTGACGCTCCAAACAATCGAGTTGGATGAATGCAGCCCTTCCGTTGTGGCTTCAGCTACACTGATCATCGAGGAGCAACGTGCGAATGGTAACGATGACCTTCAACTTCGTATGTGATGCTAGATTGTGCAAGGTAAAGTTGCTAGCTCTCTCGGGTAACCAATGTTGAGTTCTTCATAGATTTGAGTTCAACTTTCTTGAATATATGTTTATGTACAAGTGTTAATGCCTATATCTTATCTTGAGCTTTGGCTGCATGATATTATAATCTTGAACACAATATCAGCACAAGTAATTATGTTGATATTATATGTGAAGACATTCAACAGACTACTTCATGCACGCAAGACCTTCTAGTTTCTAGCAAATGAATGAAGCATTCAATGTGGTAAAGACCTCAAAAGTCTAATTCTTCACTATATATGCTCTCATTCTTCCAAGAATCAAACATCAAATCCAAATATTTCCTGCTTAATTTCAAGAGAAAACAGAGCTCAATATTCAAGAATGGATACGAGGGACTGCTGCAGTGGTTGTGCAGGTGTCGACAATGAGTACTCGTGCTCAAGGCCGATAAGGAGGGCGAGTGTGGCGCCTTCTCATACGCATGTTTTCAACTCGGTGAAGAAGGAAGAAAGTATTAGTCGAGGAGATGCAGCGGGCGTAGCAGCAATGCCTAAGGCTACTACTGTTGTTGTCAAGAAAGAAGAGATGGTGGTGAAAGTGAGTGTGTGAAGCTAGTATTAGTATATGGTAAAATCTAGTAGTATTATGTAGCTATCAGAAGATAGCAGGTTATACATGATAAT
It contains:
- the LOC130991745 gene encoding putative late blight resistance protein homolog R1A-10; the encoded protein is MAYNLQPLITILQQLLNPEQKRWILDHNKPQLQSLLEKSASLKQILENSPLPKAETSLESQIRDAAHEAEDIIESHMVDRMLSKPGDASLAFLTPDLQQVMQKLDSVMEQVVASQELVSGVEEVLQLLPDGTSSSGASPLQDPSWKSIVVGVDEDLMLLKDRLTGTQSKLEIVPIVGMGGIGKTTLARQLYRDPLIVEHFSSLAWVTISQDYDMRAILLGLLRCIIGKEIDQHIENKNSSLKDILYQSLFGRKYFIVLDDIWSNIFWDEIRKYFPDNNNGSRIVITTRESVVAKHVSSQSKQHEMQLLNGSKSWNLLRQEVFEEEEDCPAALERIGRNIASNCGGLPLAIHVVGGLLSKANRARDLWENVANDVSAVVAQSGEQFSNILSLSYNHLPSHLRPCFLYMGAFPEDYEIKPSRLIRLWVAEGFLRSNGDKSMEEEAEDCLNALVARNLVSVRAFKSTGRPKRYGIHDLMRDLCLKKGEEQGFVHVKKKRVGMVNKDSVYSLRRVSVHPSYRIGDVYASAELMSFARSFVCTGLASREILSSVFFCLRLLRVLDILEIKFPQFPTEILHILNLHYLAFSCNVEVLPSYISRLCNLQTLVICTSLAYIDLPAEIWQMTELRHVKFGGAYISGVGYSDWILEKLQTISSIGFPSVKFLGRIPNIKYLGITSSRCSDLFHLHKLETLKFSCFRGDPRVSISGLRLPPSVRNLSLTRCEIAVEFMEYLSEELPNLEVLKLRDCKFKGLWDAEQQEFSKLQFLLLEQVQLVHWQADESSFPRLRHLVIRRCSALEEIPSGIGDILTLQTIELDECSPSVVASATLIIEEQRANGNDDLQLRM
- the LOC130991743 gene encoding putative late blight resistance protein homolog R1B-16, giving the protein MCSQEILKPDQKRWDFDDVQPQLKSLLEISASLKQILEKSVVASGPKMERLESQIQDAAHEAEDIIESHMVNQVIPESSSFTIYPPDLEQVIQQLHSVMSFVNGIQISRTSSSVAAAAVASSFSPAKNTVVGLDQDLMELMDRLRGQESRLEIIPILGMGGIGKTTLARTLYNDQSIASHFDICAWTTISQEYNVRAMLLGLLSCINKELITPDLLKEEDNVLKDVIYKNLYARRYLIVLDDMWSADSWNSVRRCFPDNDNHSRIMLTSRDSNVGKDVVGSGSYQHEMNLLTESQSWILLSQKVFGKGECPAELQGIGRNIASDCGGLPLAIQVIGGLLSEAGRSKDSWEHVGNDVRSAIAEKDEQFSNILSLSYNYLPCHLKPCFLFMGAFPEDYEVWGSRLMSLWAAEGFAEADEAEGYLTSLVERNLLMVTQKGPNGKPKSYGIHDLLRDVCIRKAEEEKFLHVTPPSVPKATFYSPRRQRLDYSSRFHRVDALAFSSTRSFMCRDGDTLRHLSGSFFDVSRLVRVLDVLEDDSHDLEFPMKILQLVNLRYLAFSCGPQLPYEISRFRNLQTLIVFSGMDAVVHVPSEIWEMPELRCLKLKGSTMHYAGYGRRFIQEKMQTISTIQLHRLIDIDFFSSFPNIESLGLDTVGYESGSAVDLLHLQKLERLRCSSYLPSTGDFLGNLLLPPSLRKLTLIECAIPGEFMKTLSQLPHLQRLQIRECDFTSAEWEATEEDEFSSLQFLSLEAQILVRWRADESNFPRLRRLLLTDCWSLEEIPCGIGEIPTLQLIELYGCSATAMASAREIREVQQSEYDNYDLQLRIYVRSSKFEWELQDP
- the LOC130993077 gene encoding putative late blight resistance protein homolog R1A-10 — its product is MAYNLQSLITILQQILNPEQTRWIVDHNKPQLQSLLTKSVSLKQILENSPLPKAETSLESEIRDAAHEAEDMIESHMVDQMLSRPGDVSLAFLTPDLQQVMQKLDSVMEQVVASQELVSGVEQVLQLLPDDTSSSKSIVVGIDEDLMLLKDRLTGTQSKLEIVPIVGMGGIGKTTLARQLYQDPLIVEHFSSLAWVTISQDYDMRAILLGLLRCIIGKEVDQHIENKNSALKDILYQSLFGRKYFIVLDDIWSNIFWDEIRRYFPDNNNGSRIVITTRESVVAKHASSQSKQHEMQLLNEPESWNLLRQEVFEEEEDCPAALERFGRNIATNCGGLPLAIHVVGGLLSKANRTEAFWENVANDVSAAVAQSGEQFSNILSLSYNHLPSHLRPCFLYMGAFPEDYEIKPSRLIRLWVAEGFLRAKGDKSLEEEAEDCLNALVARNLVSVRAVKSSGRPKRYGIHDLMRDLCLKKAEDERFIHVKNRQVGKVLIKDSVFSLRRVSVHPSYRIRDVYASTELMSFARSFLCTGLASREVLSSVFFGLRLLRVLDILEIKFPQLPTEILHISNLHYLAFSTDSEKLPSYISRLWNLQTLVICSTSGYITLPDEIWQMTELRHVEVGRAYFLGSDWRGFILEKLQSVSTINSLSVSFLGIIPNIKYLGIGSMHECDLSHLHKLETLKMSGYSIYGKLTPVSPSEFRLPPSIRNLSLSNCEIVVEFMEYLYEELPNLEVLKLRDCEFKGVWDAEQQEFSKLQFLLLEDVQLVQWQADESSFPRLRHLVIRRCSALEEIPSGIGDIPTLQTIELDECSPSVVASAKQIIEEQRENGNNDIQLRM